ACACCTTCGGGTAGGTCATGGGCGGCACTCCTGCGGTGGCGTCGTACGTCTCGGTCTGATGACACGAGGACGACAGGGCTGCCGCGGTACCACCTCGCTTGCTCCCCACCGTCGGGGAACCGCTCGTTCGTCGGCTGTGTCGGGCCGCACCCGCCGGGTTCTAGTGAGGTGGCGGCCGGCTCGCCGCACCCGTTCTTCCCGAGGCTCGCCGCTGATGACGGCTCAGACGCCTGCGGCGATCGTACGACCGGCCCGGCCGGCCGCGCCAATCGGTTCCACGAAAGGTGTCAAAGAAACTTGACATGCGGACGAGGGTGCGGCATCGTCACTGGTGTCAAAGAACTCTAACACCCACCGAGGAGCGACCCCGATGACCACGACCGCACGCACCCCGCTGTCCCCCTGGCTGAAGGCCGCCGTCCCCGCGGTCGTCGTGGCTCTGGCCGTCGGCGCCGGCGCCGCAGCAGTGCGCACCGACGCACCCGACGGCCTCACCTTCGCCGTGTTCGCCGCGATGACGTTCCCGTTCGTCCTCGCGCTCGGCGCCCTCCTGCTCGACCGGAGCGAGCATCCCGAGCAGCACGAGGACTCCGTCGAGAGGCAGTGGACGACCCGCGCCAGCAGCGGCGCCTTCTTCGACACCGTGACCGCCATGGGACTGACGGTCTTCGCCACCGCGGTGCTCGACACCCGCAGCGCGCCGCTGTGGATCTTCGTGATTCTCGCGCTGGCCGACTTCACCGCCCGGCTCGCCGTCCTCCGTCGCCGGGAGTCCTGATGCACAACACGCTCCGGTCCCTGCGCGAGGCGGCAGGCATGTCGCAGGGCGAGTGCGCCACCGCCCTCGGCGTCTCACGCCAGACGGTGATCTCCATCGAGAAGGGCCACTTCGATCCACG
The sequence above is drawn from the Nocardioides sp. zg-1228 genome and encodes:
- a CDS encoding helix-turn-helix transcriptional regulator; this translates as MHNTLRSLREAAGMSQGECATALGVSRQTVISIEKGHFDPRLSLAFRISRLFEVRVDEVFVPDPE